One Neoarius graeffei isolate fNeoGra1 chromosome 9, fNeoGra1.pri, whole genome shotgun sequence genomic window, CAGATGTAACAAACCAAACTGGCTTCCATACATTTACAAGTTTACTCTTACAGAACATTTCCATAGTCATGTGTACTGATGTCATTTGAATAACACTATCATTAACATACTGAGGCAAAGATGTCAACATTTTGGTAGGGCAAGCATTCTGATGGCTGTCAATTAGCAGAAAGTCACATAAATATTAACTTCTTCAGAGCAAGTGCATTTTGAAAGGAATGTTTCGTAACAGTTGTGACCTTGAACAAatcagacatccatccattatctgtagccacttatcctgtgcagggtcgcgggcaagctggagcctatcccagctgactatgggcaagaggcggggtacactctggacaagtcgccaggttatcacagggctgacacatagagacaaacaataattcacactcagattcacacctacggtcaatttagagccaccaattagcctaacctgcatgtttttggactgtgggggaaaccggagcacccggaggaaacccacgcagacacaacatgcaaactctgcacagaaaagcccccgtcagccactgggctcaaacccagaaccttcttgctatgaggcgacagtgctaaccactacaccaccgtgccgccttcaacAAACCAGACATTCCTTATTTTActtcatttttatttactttatttgcTCAAGGTAAACTCATAGAACAGCAACAGCAACATTTTGGGGAGTTAAATGATAAAATCATTCACTTCTTCAGTATGCTATCCCAAGCCTTCAAGATCTTTCTCCCAGCTCGCTCATCATCTGTCTGGACAAATTTTCTGGtggtttctgtgcatgttcttcctgtgtgttTATGGGTTCCCTCCATCGTCCCCAATCATGTGACCCTTGATTactcctcagtgtgtgtgtgtgtatgcatggtaCCGTATGATGGACTGACATCCCATGTAGGGTGTATTCTCACCTCACACCCGGTTCCCTGGAttcaccacaaccctgaccaggataaagtggacaTTAAAGATAAATAAACGAATAACCagcaatatattgtattttaggtGTTTTGTTTTCCGGAATCCATACTATCTCCATTTCTCAGAAAACATCACAGATTACAAGTGAGTTTgccgttttgtagtgctgtccgaatgtatagtgagaattattacaccctatatagtgaactcatagtatcccacaatgcatcatgaaaagtagtgtacaaccgatggtcactaaccaaacaatATATACCATTATGCATtgtggtggggcggcacggtggtgtagtggttagcgctgtcgcctcacagcaagaaggtctgggttcgagccccgtggccggtgagggcctttctgtgcggagtttgcatgttctccccgtgtccgcatgggtttcctccgtgggtttcccccacagtccaaagacatgcaggttaggttaactggtaactctaaattgaccgtaggtgtgagtgtgaatggttgtctgtgtctatgtgtcagccctgtgatgatctggtgacttgtccagggtgtaccccgcctttcgcccgttgtcagctgggataggctccagcttgcctgcgaccctgtagaaggataaagcggctagagataatgagatgagatgaaagatgcagcagacacaaagtactttacatttattaatgtaggaaatacgctcagtatgaaatgtacacttgtgttcaaaataatagcagtccaacacgactaaccagatcaatcactgtttttggtggaaattatattactacatggcaaataatttaccagtaggtgtagtagagtcatagaaaaccaacagacccaacattcatgatatgcatgctcctgagtctgtgtaatcgaataattaagtgaaagggacctgCTCAAAATAATAgcggtgtggagtttaattagtgaggtcattcattctgtgaaaaaacagatgtcagtcaggtggccctaatttaaggatgaagccagcacatgttgtacatccatttctctctgaaaacctgagaaacatgggtcgttccagacattgttcagaagaacagcgtgctttgattaaaacgttgattggagaggtaaaacgtatactgtaaagaagtgcagaaaatgatttaCGATTTGCgtacaatacacgatttgcgtgcacacagcaacaccaatacacggatacgctcggctccgcaggcatcctgcgctccaaatcactccgccctgaacagcgagtgccctctggagggtgcgcactccggccttgcgcagctcacagagcgcgcgagtgaagtgcacaagttgtgattcgggactgagccgctgtgtgtgtgatcccagcgcatatcacttaccacttgcaagtggaaggatggcaagcctaaagacaatcataactacacaatgggcagtatttgcatcagtatttgcagtattttcatacttttatactctttaatgaaaggtgatacaaggcggaagtccgtgccgtttttcagcagtcgcgtcacatgaccaacgccagcgaatcaggaaggtggatgtcacagtgacgttgtccagtgacgacgccagctagagctcagcacagcgtatccgcgtatctcaatgtttacacagcaccagatcagacacgatctggattgaatacgtggaccctggtggattcccgtttcccggcgtttccaggtggtttaatgtaaacggacagtgcatccgcgaagaaaacgagacagatacggtctaatgtaaacttggccttagaagatgcctgtgtgaagctaatctattggcaagaagctcccgcaaagttccactgttaaaaaaaagatgtgctgaagaggatacaatttgccaaagaacacatcgactggcctaaagagaaatggaaaaacattttgtggactgatgaaagtaaaattgttctttttgggtccaagagccgcagacagtttttcagacgacccccaaacactgaattcaagccacagtacactctgaagacagtgaagcatggtggtgcaagcatcatgatatggggatgcttctcttactatggtgttgggcccatttatcgcataccagggatcatggatcagtttgcatatatctaaatacttgaggaggtcatgttgccttatgctgaagaggaaatgcccttgaaatgggtgtttcaacaagaaaaCGACCCCAAACATACCAGTAAgcaagcagcatcagggttcaagaccaacaaaatgaaagttatggagtggccagcccaatccccggaccttaatccgatagaaaacttgtggggtgacatcaaaaatgctgtttctgaagcaaaaccaagaaatgcagaggaattgtggaatgttgtcaaatcatcctgggctagaATACctattcacaggtgccagaagttctcagaaaccgtggttatacaactaaatattagtttagtgattcacaggaatactaaatccttaagattttttcagtttatacagtaaatatttggagtttgtaatgaaaaatgcagacactgctatttttttgaacagcccaatgttcatttttcccacgcggacaacatgcaaactctacacagaaaggccctcgccggccacggggctcgaacccggaccttcttgctgtgaggcgacagcgctcactacaccaccgtgccgcccgtctatagtcctctatatagtaattccctatatagtgagtagggagtagtgaatgaatgagtgatttcggacacagggacaaactcacattcacaacaTCTGATCACTCACATCTGTTCTCAATCACAGCAATAGACAATTTACCGACTGGGCAGTTGTCCACACGCTCACTTTGAAGTAAATGCTGCTCTATGTCAGTTTTACCAGTCGTTGCCAAGCTGTTCTTCCCCGTTTTATATCCTGTTTTTCCtattatactgtttttttttttttttcaattttgccTCTGATATAATGTTTGTGGATcgcctgaccttttttttttttttttcctgttttgacCATGATTCCTGCATCTTCTTTTGGACCTGTTGACTAGTGCTACTTTTAATAAAAGCTTTAACTTGCATTCATCTACAGCCTGTCTCTTGATACAGTATTTACAAAATGCAGTTGATCTTGAAACTGAGTCTTCATAACTGAAATATATCATTTTGAGACAATGTGGTGTGTATTTTAGTCTGAGGAAATAAATCTTGGCTTAAAGATCTTTGTCTTCCATTCATATCTCTGATATACTATATATCAggtatatatagtatatataccgtatataatGATATACGGTGCATGCTTGTACAGTATGTGGGTGTTTGAGGGAATGGTTCTTGTTGTTGACCCGGTTTTACAGCAGTTTGTTCAAGGTCACAGCAGACAATGACGCAAATGACTGACAGCATGTAAAGTCAATATGTCTAGTAAGAGCTTGATTATGGAGATTTGCATTTGCAAACCTTCATGTTAAAGTTCAATGGTGACGATCCTTAAAAATGACTTAATGAATTTTTCACAGCAAAAGAGTGTGGAGGTGTGCATACGGACCAGGAGAAGATTTTTCAGTCACCAGGCTTTCCAGATGAGTATCCTGATGACCAAATCTGCTACTGGCATATTCGTGTGCGCTACGGCCAGAGGATTCGCCTGCAGTTTCTTGAATTTGATGTTGAGGATGAAGTAGGCTGCATCAGTGATTATCTGGAGATCTATGACAGTTATGATGATGTCTTAGGTTTTGCTGGAAGGTATGATGGCAGTTATTTATATGTTTGTCTTGTGCACAAAATTCTACAAAGCTTGACCTGTGTGTTCTTTGTAGGTACTGTGGGGATGAACTACCTGAAGACTTTCTTAGCACAGGTACCTATTTTACCACATTATCACGTTTATTGTATTCCACCTTCCTCAGAATTATTGTCCTCATTTATGTTTAAAAATATATGTAAACCTTAACCTTAAACTATTTGTAGTATTTTATTTGAAAAGCTTGAATATTTCCCTGGCAAAATCTTTACTTCAGGTGATGATGTCTGACTTGCTGCTACATGTCAGTGTGTCAGGAATATTTTCTTGCCTTCTCTCCAGGTAACGTTATGACGATAAAGTTCCTTACCGATTCATCTGTGTCTGCTGGAGGTTTCAGGCTACAGTACACTGCTATTGATTCTTCTCCGCCCTCTGACAATGATACAAGCACTTACACTTGACCACTTCTTAAACAGAAGTTCGTTTTTATCATTGAATTGTTTAGGTTCCATGTTTACACAGTTGTAATCCATCATTTAAGCGAATGTTAAACTcattttgtacttcattttacTTTTGTCTGTTATATCTTTATGCATTTTGTAAAAAGTAAAATAACAGGTGATCTGAATAAAATTATTGCAAGCATGTAACAAAGAATTAGCCGTTGGCCGAAAAAACACTTTTCTGCACCATTACTCTTGTTTCTAAACTGATTCAGAAATCCTGACACTGGACAAGCTCTTATGATGTGTTTAAAAATACCTTTTATATGTTTCTAAACTGGATTAACCTTATGCATTTGATACGTTTTGTGTTAAAGAGCTTTGTACTGAACTGGACTGCATTAAATTGAAATCTATGTTTAACAGCATTTTGTGAACATGTTTCTGGAAATGCAAGAGTTGGGGTAATTTTCTGTATGTACATTTAAAACaatgaagtccatccatccatccatccatccatccaattaaTTAAGCGCATATACAACTTAAATAGAAAGAAAGTGCATAAAAACACAGAACatgcactcatctcatctcattatctctagccactttatcctgttctacagggtcgcaggcaagctggagcctatcccagctgactacgggcgaaaggcggggtacaccctggacaagtcgccaggtcatcacagggccgacacatagacacagacaaccattcacactcacattcacacctatggtcaatttagagtcaccagttaacctaacctgcatgtctttggactgtgggggaaaccggagcacccggaggaaacccacgcggacacggggagaacatgcaaactccgcacagaaaggccctcgccggccacggggctcgaacccagaccttcttgctgtgaggcgacagcgctaaccactacaccaccgtgccgccccagaacatacatgactgtgcaaaagtcttaggtacatgcaaagaaatgctgtacatcaaagatgccttcaaaaataattaaatattttGACGTTTCAAAAAATACCAtgaagagcagtaaacagtaataaatgaaagaaaGTCGACATTTGGCGTGATGACTCTTTGCTGAAAAAATTTGTCTGACGTACAgtgtgtgcagttttataaggaaatgaactgtaagttttactgagtaTCTTGTAGAAGCAGCCTCAGGTCTCCTGGAGACTTTGTCACAcctgcttcttatttttgcagcaaaacacaacagccttcattctattgggttttttttttttttggtctgaaaagtggtcttggcagcacggtggtgtagtggttagcgctatcgcctcacagcaagaaggtccgggttcgagccccgtggccggcgaggacccctctgtgcggagtttgcatgttctccccgtgtccgcgtgggtttcctccgggtgctccggtttcccccacagttcaaagacatgcaggttaggttaactggtgactctaaattgactgtgagtgtgaatggttgtctatgtgtcagccctgtgatgacctggtgacttgtccagggtgtacctcgcccgtagtcagctgggataggctccagcttgcctgcggccctgtagaacaggataaagcggctagagataatgaaatgaaaagtGGTCTTATACATAATATGCTAATTTCTTCAATACAAACATTTTGCTGTCACATTTAGTTTTGTGccagaaaactaatgtttggaaatctagaaTGTTTTTGTACTCTTCTCGTATGTCAGCTGTAGTTGACTGTTTACTGCTGATTTGTTAGTGAACTCAGGAGAGCTATCCAGGGTGGATGTCGAGGACATAGAGCAGTTCCcatccaaccattcacacccatgggcaatttaaactggacttgtttgaagattccagttgattctgattctatttctactGATTTCATGATCCAtgaaaggataaatacctgatactccctattagtcagacagaactgaggaagcctttcggatgagaggtgaaacgttttcaagaatcttcaaacaagtccagttgctctcttttaccacccacagtttactatgacctggatgactgagaatcttcacagacatgtttctacgcactttcggatgagatcccttcgactggtgcgggagtatgagaggacttccagaaaactggcagacattttagccagagaggatcgttcttttttgtcaacctcgaacggccatcactgaacagagtgggggtgtaagacatcatttatcagccacctactatgtagccatcagaattctgattctgattctgattctattatgatccatgagaggataaatacgtacctgatactccctattagtcagacagaactcaggaagcctttcggatgagaggtgaaacgttttcaagaatcttcaaacaaatccagttgctctcttctaccacccacagtttactatgacctggatgactgagaatcttcacagacatttttctgtgtggagtttgcatgttctccccgtgtccgcgtgggtttcctccgagtgctagcgctgtcgcctcacagcaagaaggtccgggttcgagccccatggccagcgagggcctttctgtgcagagtttgcatgttctccccgtgtccgcgtgggtttcctccgggtgctccggtttcccccacagtccaaagacatgcaggttaggttaactggtgactctaaattgaccgtaggtgtgaatgtgagtgtgaatggttgtctgtgtctatgtgccagccctgtgatgacctggcgacttgtccagggtgtaccccgcctttcacctgtagtcagctgggataggctccagcttgcctgcgaccctgtagaacaggataaagcggctagagatgatgagatgagatgttttagtcTAGTGGCATGGTGatttagtggttagcgccgtcgcctcacagcaagaaggtccgggttcgagtcctgtgaccggcgagggcctttctgtgtggagtttgcatgttgtgtccgtgtgggtttcccccacagtccaaagacatgcaggttaggttaactggtggctctaaattgaccgtaggtgtgaatgtgagtgtgaatggttgtctgtgtctatgtgtcagccctgtgatgacctggtgacttgtccagggtgtaccccgcctttcacccatagtcagctgggataggctccagcttgcctgcgaccctgtagaacaggataaagcggctagagatgatgagatgagatgttttagtctagcggcacggtggcgtagtggttagcgccatcgcctcacagcaagaaggtccgggttcgagtcctgtgaccggcgagggcctttctgtgtggagtttgcatgttgtgtccgtgtgagtttcccccacagtccaaagacatgcaggttaggttaactggtgactctaaattgaccgtaggtgtgaatggttctgtgtctaAGATGTTCTGAAATTCTGTCAGAATTTATTCTGTGAACTCCAGAACACCAATGAACGGCTGGGTTTGCTCGTCTCTAATGAATAATGTATAAGTGGGCGGGGATTCCGGCGGGTGAAAGGTGAAGCTGTTCAGCGCGCCTTGTTTGGCGCCAGCGTTTTCGCGGGACTGCTGAAGAAATAGCAAGACGGCGGCTTCCCAGTTTTTGACAGTCATTAATagacatatattttatataaataagcCTCGTTTGTTTTGTTAGTATAAGCTTTCCGTCCATGTTAACGCCGCTTCTTGTTGGTTGTGTTCCTTTAATATCAGTGAGGTGAGAGAACACTACTTTTCCCCCCTTGCTTCCTAGTTAGCTGCAGTGTGTTCTGGGCAGGGGGTTGGGTAAGTTAGCTAGCCATCATGCTCAGGGTAGGAAAGCTCAAGATCAAATCTAACGTCGAAATAATAATCATATAGATATAAAAACAGTCTTGTGGGCTTGCACTCGAGATAAATGTGATGTATCTAGCAGCAGGCTACCGTTTGGGGCTCATTCCGTGAGTGCAGATGTTATTAGCTGGGTGATATTAGCTGCCTCCACATTGTTTACACGGCGTGCTAAACTCGGATGAGGTCGCGAGATGTGTCGCAGATGTGAAACCAAACAATGGTGCGTTTGTAAATATGGAGACTATGTATAATTAGCTAAAATGTCTGTGGTTATGCAATCCATTTCTAGTCAGTTTCTAGCCAGCCACTTAGCAGGGAGGAGGCAGAGGAGCTAGCTAGTTACCATCTCGGGTTGTGCTCATCATTACTCCATGCCCAGCAGTTTGCTTACACATGCAGCCTGGGATATTTGGCATTATTGCCACCTGTTAGCTGCCATGCAGCAGGCATTTAAAGAGGCTTAAAGTGTAGCTATATATGTGTAGTCAGAGAACACAATCAGTGATTTGGATCTCCCAGACaccacactctaaaaaataaaggtggttcttcaaatctctggatggttccatggagagtcaaaactctgtgatgaaccgttacattatgcgaaagggtcttcacattggaaatggttctgcaGATCCTGGCATTctcttctcttaccatttgctggtcaatgcacataggttatgtttacacaaatctgtcttcactgctcaaacaaatggttctttaaagaactgttgcatgaacggttctttgaagccctgaaaaaggttcttctatggcatcgccctgaagaaccggtactggccccgttATTTTTTTAGAGTGCAtattggtgatatttctagatcttAATTCTAAACTGAAGCACATGGATCATCATAGCTTAGAGTTCATCATTACTCTACTCTTATGCTTTCTGAAAATCTAAAATGGTCTGAGCATGTTGCACACATTACATCTGGTGCTAAACAAACCCTCGGTGTCGTCAGAAGGAATTTTAGAAATGTCTGTGCAACCTGTAAATCTAAACTTTATTGTAGTTTAATAAGACCGGAGATGGAATATGTAAATTCTGCCTGGTATCCCTATCTTCAAAAAGACATCCGTCGTCTTGATATGATTCAACGTAGggtggcacggtcgcctcacagctagaaggttctgggttcgagtccagaggccggcgagggcctttctgtgtggggtttgcatgttctccccgtgtctgcgtgggtttccccccacagtctaaagacatgcaggttaggttaatatgggatggcattgggttgaggtgcccttgaggtgctccccgggcactgttagcatggctgcccactgctctgggtatgtgtgcgcgcgcgctcattgctcacgtgtgtgttcactgcttcagatgggttaaatgcagagaggaaatttcacaagtgtgtgattgaataaagttgtgctttcttcttttCTAGATTGTTTTCATAATTATTCAAGGGAACCGGGGTAGTAACTGATATGCTCAACAAATTGGAGTGGCCATCCCTTGAAGGTAGAAGAGTTCTCTCTTGATTGGTTATGTTTCATTGGATTGTATATCGGACTATTGATATCGAGAGAGACTTGTATTTTACTCCTCTACCTCATATTTCAAGGGGTAGaaactctgactttttttttttcttttcaaattgtAATCAGCATACAAATAGTTTCTTTCCTTGGACGATTAATCAGTGGAATAGGCTTCCAGGAGATATTGTTAATATAGAGGataacacaattttttttttaaaaaagatatttttagggcttttttcacctttattggataggacagtgtagagacaggaaatgagcaggagagggagggagagagacggggagggatcgggaaatgacctcgggtcggaatcgaacccgggtccccggatttatggtggggcgccttatccacctgagccacgacgcccctggaTAACACAAAATTTAAGGCCACTTTACGTGATTACCTCATTAAAAATGGAAGGTGGTTTTAGGAAATTTTAAATGAGATATATATTACTTATAGCCTTGaactttaattttattattattttattaatttatctgAAGTTTTATTACttgtatttgttttatttatattgATGTGATGCTTTTAAATACGCTTTATCAATTAATAAAGTAGAAGTAGAAATAATAGTTTCCCAGATAAGACCTAGGCACCAAAGCTAGGTCTGTAGCGTTGAGGTATTTCATAACTGCAAAATCCAagttggcacggtgatgtagtggttagtactgttgcttcacagccagaaggttctgggttcgaaaccggcgagggcctttctgtgtggattttgcatgttctccccgtgtctgcgtgggtttcctccaggtgctccggtttcccccacagttcaaagacatgcagttaggttaacatggggcggccttgggctgaagtactcttgagcaaggtacttaacctctgactgctccccgggcgctgtagtgtggctgcccactgctctgggtgtgtgtatgcgtgtgttcactgcttcagatgggttaaatgcagaggatgagtctcactgtgcttgaagtgtgcataaaggtttcttcttaagtcAGGTGTTTTATGTAGCGTACTTTTAaacagttttgtttttcttggccTTACCCAGTTCAGCACGTGGATAGTTTGTTTTGATTGATGGAGAAAGAAAACCACAAGCCTACAGTAAAAGTGAGTGGGTCCAGGATTGATGTTTGTGTTCCTGTTGTGATTGATTGTGCTCCTGCAGTACGTGAGGATGATGGCCACGGTCCCCATGTCTAGCTCCAGCCTCCTTCCTCTCCTCGGGACTCTGGAGGACAATGCAGCCGGTGTGTCCGAGCAGACTGATGCCTACCTTACCATAGCCAAGTGAGTGATGGAGTTTGCAATCGATCAGCTTGATTATTGAAAGGGTTATACTAACTACCATGAAGCTGGAACATATTCCGAGATGTTCATAAAAGATTACTGAGCTAACCTGTTTGCTATTTTCAGTCGGCTCAGTGGAGAAGATGGACGTCAGTTCTTTCCTTTAATCGTTAAACATTTTTCACGCCTGGGAAAAGCTTTTCAGGTAAGaactggctttaaaaaaaaattagtttgcATTCATTTGTATGTTTTTATAATCTTTGTTTCTGTTATTGGTATTATTAAATGTAAGGTCTGCATTTCTTTATTCATACTTGATGGAATGTATTTTGTGCTGTCAGACTCACATATCCAGCCAGAACGAGGAGCTGAGCCAGGCTGCACTTCAAGCGCTAGGTTTCTGCGTATTTAACACAAACATTGTATCTGGCATTCCAGGTAAGCTTACAGAGCAAAGCGAATAGAATAGATACGAATGCAAGTCTCTTATATTTCTGTTTCTTATGGGTTTTGGTATGCTTTGATTCTTTTTCAGCAAATTTTGCAGAGGAGATCTTGTTGGCCCTTTGTGCCCTGGTGTTAAAGTCCACAGACAAGAACACCTGCACACGAGCATTATGGGTCATTTCAAAGCAGAACTTTCCTGCAGAAGTTGTTGCCAAGAAGGTCTGTAATCAGGAAGTATTCTACAGGTTGtaggtgtgtgtttgtttttttgctttcATTTTAAGCCATATTTGCATCTTTGTTTTGTCTTTTAGACTCCAGAAATACTGAAGACTCTAGAGGCTCTGCAGAAAAAGAACATCCAGTCAGTCCTGACTGACCACGAGTCGTTAAATGTTGTTATAAAGTAAAtactcattctttttttttttctttttaaatttgtacCTCTAAAAATAATTTTGCAACACttatgccgggcggcacggtggtgtagtggttagcgctgtcgcctcacagcaagaaggtcctgggttcgagccccggggccggcgagggcccttctgtgtggagtttgcatgttctccccgtgtccgcgtgggtttcctccgggtgctccggtttcccccacagtccaaagacatgcaggttaggttaactggtgactctaaattgaccgtaggtgtgagtgtgaatggttgtctgtgtctatgtgtcagccctgtgatgacctggcgactt contains:
- the tnfaip6 gene encoding tumor necrosis factor-inducible gene 6 protein isoform X2, giving the protein MLYTHTVAALLVLSCVLKETETWGYKNGILHNSIWLGFHVCAAGWFGKGRVGYPIVKPGANCGYGKIGIIDYGYRINKSEKWDVYCYNPNSKECGGVHTDQEKIFQSPGFPDEYPDDQICYWHIRVRYGQRIRLQFLEFDVEDEVGCISDYLEIYDSYDDVLGFAGRYCGDELPEDFLSTGNVMTIKFLTDSSVSAGGFRLQYTAIDSSPPSDNDTSTYT